A single window of Novipirellula aureliae DNA harbors:
- a CDS encoding Na/Pi cotransporter family protein has translation MGGLGMFLLGMKNMSEGMQAVAGSSLRRLIAAVTSNRILAMIVGIVVTCLVQSSSITTVMVVGFVNSGVMNLAQAIGVIMGANVGTTITGWILVLEVGKYGLPILGASAFVYLFSRGDRWRYLAMTVMGVGMVFFGLELMKNACAIIKQLPQFEAWFHAFQADTYFGVLKCAMVGCVITTMVQSSSATLGITISLATQGVISYETAAALVLGENIGTTITALLASLGATTNARRAAYFHVIFNMIGVIWITAVFSWYIQLVQWLMGGNVQTSVMVNGVETFPKITAAIATTHSLFNIVNSLAFLAFVPIFVRFLTWLVPAKDFKEKPHLTDLDIRMLDTPLLAIEQSGKEIQRMADGCEKMIDWLATLVQQDKPDKELADKLKRREQILDAIQDEIAVYVTNLLSGNIPHTVADEARRQLRMTDEFESISDYVYDLDKFDRKLRRDGFRFTESQRADLVELNRFVKAYLSEVNEALRTGNENVLVMTDAASKRVRIQIKSLRRKHLEDLSNGNIPPLVSVAYLASLNAFARVRDHTRNVSEAISGEK, from the coding sequence GAAAAACATGTCCGAGGGTATGCAAGCGGTCGCCGGCAGCAGCCTGCGTCGCCTGATCGCTGCGGTGACCTCTAACCGCATTCTAGCGATGATTGTTGGGATTGTCGTTACCTGTCTGGTTCAATCGAGTTCGATCACGACGGTGATGGTCGTTGGGTTCGTCAATAGCGGGGTGATGAATTTAGCCCAAGCGATTGGCGTCATCATGGGTGCCAATGTTGGGACCACGATTACGGGATGGATTTTAGTGCTAGAGGTCGGCAAGTATGGGCTACCTATTTTGGGGGCATCCGCATTTGTCTACTTGTTTTCACGTGGGGACCGATGGCGATATTTGGCAATGACCGTGATGGGCGTCGGGATGGTTTTTTTTGGGCTTGAGTTGATGAAGAACGCCTGTGCGATCATCAAACAACTGCCTCAATTCGAGGCTTGGTTCCATGCGTTTCAAGCGGACACCTATTTTGGGGTTCTAAAATGTGCGATGGTTGGTTGCGTCATCACGACAATGGTCCAATCATCATCGGCAACGTTGGGGATTACGATCTCGTTGGCGACTCAGGGAGTCATCAGCTACGAAACCGCCGCCGCGTTGGTTTTAGGCGAGAATATTGGCACGACCATTACGGCGTTATTGGCATCTCTAGGTGCGACGACCAACGCGCGGCGGGCCGCCTATTTTCACGTCATTTTCAATATGATCGGCGTCATTTGGATCACGGCTGTTTTCTCCTGGTACATCCAGCTTGTCCAATGGTTGATGGGGGGCAATGTGCAAACCTCGGTCATGGTCAATGGGGTGGAGACTTTCCCCAAGATCACCGCGGCGATCGCGACGACGCACAGCTTGTTTAACATCGTTAACTCCTTAGCATTCCTGGCGTTCGTTCCGATCTTTGTGCGGTTCTTGACCTGGTTGGTTCCAGCGAAAGATTTTAAAGAAAAACCCCACTTGACCGACTTGGATATTCGCATGCTCGATACCCCTCTGTTGGCTATTGAGCAATCGGGAAAAGAGATCCAGCGGATGGCGGACGGATGCGAGAAAATGATCGATTGGTTGGCGACGTTGGTCCAGCAAGACAAGCCTGATAAAGAACTCGCCGATAAGCTGAAACGACGTGAGCAGATTCTCGATGCGATTCAGGACGAGATCGCCGTCTACGTCACCAACCTGTTGTCAGGGAATATCCCTCACACCGTTGCGGATGAAGCGAGACGACAACTTCGCATGACCGACGAGTTTGAATCGATTAGCGACTATGTCTATGATCTCGACAAATTCGATCGCAAACTCCGTCGTGATGGCTTTCGGTTTACCGAGTCCCAGCGGGCGGACCTCGTGGAACTCAATCGATTTGTCAAAGCCTATCTCTCCGAAGTCAATGAAGCACTGCGTACCGGCAACGAAAACGTTCTGGTGATGACCGACGCAGCGTCGAAGCGGGTTCGTATTCAGATCAAATCGCTTCGTCGGAAGCACCTCGAGGATCTCTCCAATGGAAATATTCCTCCATTGGTCAGTGTTGCCTATTTGGCATCGCTCAACGCGTTCGCTCGCGTTCGTGATCATACACGAAATGTCTCGGAAGCAATCTCTGGTGAAAAGTAA
- a CDS encoding bis(5'-nucleosyl)-tetraphosphatase: protein MMIQSDGTVRAAGILLMLRAPQQQFLLLRHSDRWDLPKGHCEPGESFLETALRETEEETGIGTNEIAIDQSFQYEISYPVTYQSRGGQTFLKTVRYFLGYLASKPALTLTEHQSSQWFDWNPPHRIQSQTIDPLLEAVARHHGEN, encoded by the coding sequence ATGATGATTCAATCTGATGGAACCGTCCGCGCCGCAGGTATTCTGCTGATGCTAAGAGCTCCCCAGCAACAATTTTTGCTGCTGCGTCATTCCGATCGTTGGGACTTACCCAAGGGACATTGCGAACCGGGAGAATCGTTTTTGGAAACCGCGCTTCGCGAGACGGAAGAGGAGACGGGGATCGGTACAAATGAGATTGCGATTGATCAATCGTTCCAGTACGAAATTAGCTATCCGGTGACATACCAAAGCAGGGGCGGTCAAACATTCCTGAAAACGGTTCGATATTTCTTGGGATACTTGGCATCGAAGCCAGCGTTGACGTTGACCGAGCATCAATCATCGCAGTGGTTTGATTGGAACCCGCCGCATCGGATCCAGAGTCAAACCATCGACCCCCTGCTAGAGGCGGTCGCTCGCCATCATGGCGAGAATTGA
- a CDS encoding cob(I)yrinic acid a,c-diamide adenosyltransferase — MKIYTRSGDSGSTGLFGGPRVPKDDDRIESYGTVDELNACLGVVRASGVSKAIDGQLQQIQNELFSIGAELATPDADRHDMRIIDNAHIARLEQWIDEHEQSLTPLKTFILPAGALASVQLHLARSVCRRAERRVVTLASHDDVQMSESLTIYLNRLSDLLFVLSRVANQEAGVDEVPWQRPT; from the coding sequence ATGAAAATTTATACGCGTAGTGGCGATTCGGGCAGCACCGGCTTGTTCGGCGGACCAAGGGTTCCCAAAGATGACGATCGAATCGAATCCTACGGAACCGTTGATGAACTAAACGCGTGTTTAGGTGTCGTTCGAGCTTCAGGAGTTTCCAAGGCGATCGATGGGCAGTTGCAACAGATTCAAAACGAGTTGTTCTCGATCGGAGCCGAACTGGCGACGCCCGACGCTGACCGACATGATATGAGGATTATCGATAATGCCCATATTGCTAGACTTGAGCAGTGGATTGACGAACACGAGCAGTCCCTCACGCCACTCAAAACGTTTATCTTGCCTGCGGGAGCACTGGCGTCTGTCCAATTGCATTTAGCTCGATCCGTGTGCCGACGTGCGGAACGGCGAGTCGTGACCCTAGCGAGCCATGACGATGTTCAGATGAGTGAGTCGTTAACGATTTACTTAAACCGTCTGAGCGATCTGCTGTTCGTGCTTTCGCGAGTTGCAAACCAGGAGGCGGGGGTTGACGAAGTGCCTTGGCAGCGGCCGACTTAA
- a CDS encoding protein-disulfide reductase DsbD family protein — protein MQPSLKRTRHPSSCLTHPCATLLAVAVAFMVSALAPSSVQGQFGDDPSEVFSDFSLGGFGGAANENTKWKAAYFVDSNGQGKLQVEAKVPEGWHIYSVTQPEGGPLPTRLTIQSPESARLVGDFSPDKPAKTSVSDIFVGVTIEEHSGTVVWSAPIRAAKGFHDSIVVAVDAQICKDDGACIPIEETVTANFVKLASDSVTGANAKPAPPFRDSDYPVEWSAELIPANPNPGDLAYLVFNAKPNATYHVYQAAVNDADFSTNFVFTEKSGLQLGKPIASTQPVSSDLMPEVFYHKGDAKWTIPVQIPGSAAAGEYVLKGGIAYTACTDTSCLQPKALEFMTTFTVGSGSGSAPLSAVVEMKVGERSDVLDAAAVTKWVDEIGEVDTKRGESSGPSAEDAGTDDSVNTAGSKAVTPIVLDSGKSSPKRSFAFVLLLSFLGGVILNFMPCVLPVVGLKVMSFVQQAGADRRRAFLLNFFYAAGILAVFGVLTFLLVILSFSWGEQFTYFPFRLGLTLLMFAMALSYLGVWEIPVPGMMAGKKSQELQQREGLSGAFFKGAFATVLSTPCSGPLLGVIFGLTISLSPLQNMMVMMTIGLGMAIPYVMIGIWPVLVAWLPKPGDWMETLKEFLAFLFLATVAFFFSIFDDADKLPLFVTLIAVWFGCWIIGKVPNWADLEKRLIAWAGGISIATVIGFMAFSYLGETPPAEESGVESIAWVDYDEELLEKYQAEGRTVIIDFTAKWCVNCIVNYKVALNTEATRVMIEELDAVPMLADWTNRNDEIKQKLEELESRSIPVLAIYPGSRPNQPIILRDLVSQSAVLEALEAAGPSIGVPPDATAAIVGM, from the coding sequence ATGCAACCGTCACTGAAAAGAACTCGGCATCCGAGCAGCTGTCTTACACACCCCTGCGCAACTCTGTTGGCGGTAGCGGTCGCCTTCATGGTTTCGGCATTGGCTCCTTCAAGTGTTCAAGGGCAATTCGGCGACGACCCGTCGGAGGTGTTTTCGGACTTTTCACTTGGTGGTTTCGGAGGAGCAGCGAATGAAAACACGAAGTGGAAAGCCGCGTACTTCGTCGATTCAAATGGCCAAGGAAAGCTTCAAGTCGAAGCGAAGGTTCCCGAGGGTTGGCACATTTACTCGGTGACGCAACCCGAGGGCGGTCCGTTACCCACACGTTTGACGATCCAATCGCCTGAGTCCGCGAGATTGGTTGGCGATTTTTCGCCGGATAAACCGGCAAAGACGAGCGTATCCGACATTTTTGTCGGCGTCACAATCGAAGAACACTCGGGCACCGTCGTTTGGTCGGCACCGATCCGTGCTGCGAAAGGTTTCCATGATTCGATCGTGGTAGCTGTCGATGCTCAAATCTGCAAAGACGATGGCGCTTGCATTCCGATCGAGGAAACCGTGACCGCTAATTTTGTCAAATTGGCAAGCGATTCCGTCACCGGTGCGAATGCAAAGCCAGCTCCTCCCTTTCGTGATTCGGATTATCCGGTTGAATGGTCGGCGGAGCTGATTCCTGCGAACCCCAATCCAGGAGATCTGGCCTATTTGGTATTCAACGCCAAGCCGAATGCCACCTACCACGTCTACCAAGCAGCGGTGAACGACGCAGACTTTTCCACCAATTTTGTCTTCACCGAAAAATCGGGTTTACAGCTAGGGAAGCCGATTGCCAGCACGCAGCCGGTCTCTAGCGATTTGATGCCGGAGGTGTTCTATCACAAAGGGGACGCGAAATGGACGATTCCGGTCCAAATTCCTGGATCGGCCGCAGCGGGCGAATACGTTTTAAAAGGTGGAATCGCTTACACGGCATGTACCGACACCAGTTGTCTGCAGCCTAAAGCATTGGAGTTTATGACGACGTTCACGGTCGGAAGTGGATCGGGTAGCGCCCCACTCTCAGCGGTGGTCGAAATGAAGGTTGGCGAGCGATCCGACGTACTCGATGCTGCCGCGGTGACAAAATGGGTCGACGAGATCGGGGAGGTCGATACAAAACGAGGCGAATCAAGTGGTCCATCCGCGGAGGATGCTGGTACGGATGATTCAGTGAATACCGCAGGGTCAAAAGCAGTAACCCCCATCGTTCTTGACAGCGGCAAATCGTCGCCGAAGAGATCGTTTGCCTTCGTTTTGCTGTTGTCCTTTCTGGGCGGAGTGATATTGAATTTCATGCCGTGCGTTCTGCCAGTCGTTGGCTTGAAGGTGATGAGTTTCGTTCAGCAGGCGGGTGCCGACCGTCGCCGCGCGTTCCTATTGAACTTTTTCTATGCTGCCGGCATTCTGGCTGTGTTTGGAGTGTTAACGTTTCTGCTCGTGATCTTGTCGTTTTCCTGGGGCGAACAGTTCACGTACTTTCCCTTCCGTTTAGGTTTGACGTTGCTGATGTTCGCGATGGCACTAAGCTATCTCGGAGTTTGGGAGATCCCGGTTCCCGGCATGATGGCTGGAAAGAAGAGCCAGGAGCTACAGCAGCGTGAAGGGTTGTCCGGCGCATTCTTCAAGGGAGCCTTCGCAACAGTCCTATCGACACCTTGTAGCGGGCCGTTATTGGGAGTCATCTTCGGCTTAACGATTTCGTTGTCGCCCTTACAAAACATGATGGTCATGATGACGATCGGTCTGGGGATGGCGATTCCCTACGTGATGATCGGGATTTGGCCTGTTTTGGTAGCCTGGTTACCCAAACCGGGTGATTGGATGGAGACGCTAAAGGAATTTTTGGCGTTTCTGTTTTTGGCAACCGTCGCTTTCTTTTTCAGCATTTTTGACGACGCTGACAAATTGCCGCTGTTTGTAACGTTGATTGCGGTTTGGTTCGGCTGTTGGATCATCGGTAAAGTCCCCAATTGGGCTGACCTAGAGAAACGTTTGATCGCATGGGCAGGAGGTATATCGATCGCCACGGTGATCGGTTTCATGGCCTTTAGCTATCTCGGGGAGACCCCGCCCGCAGAAGAATCGGGGGTCGAGTCGATTGCCTGGGTCGATTACGACGAGGAACTGCTCGAGAAATACCAAGCGGAAGGGCGAACCGTGATCATCGATTTCACCGCCAAATGGTGTGTCAACTGCATCGTCAATTACAAGGTTGCTCTCAATACCGAAGCGACACGCGTCATGATCGAAGAACTCGATGCCGTTCCAATGCTTGCCGATTGGACGAACCGCAATGATGAGATCAAACAGAAGCTGGAGGAACTCGAAAGCCGTTCGATTCCGGTACTAGCGATCTATCCCGGTTCACGGCCGAACCAGCCAATCATTTTGCGAGATTTGGTCAGCCAATCTGCAGTCTTGGAGGCATTGGAAGCCGCAGGCCCTAGTATCGGAGTCCCCCCTGATGCGACTGCCGCGATCGTGGGCATGTAA